A genomic stretch from Pomacea canaliculata isolate SZHN2017 linkage group LG2, ASM307304v1, whole genome shotgun sequence includes:
- the LOC112555479 gene encoding cholecystokinin receptor-like, with translation MGTVNSQNCSSHKHHQHSEISESAKELLEDLSLESWKRRVPVILYLSLLVVLGTAGNALCFVVYYRCYRPSSTRVFVLALSACDLLTNLVALPLQMYSIRMSYNTFGDTMCHALFVFATIPTQASGFLLVLVAYDRYRHICKPFAWQLTPNKTWSLVAVASVLTLVVFIAFTPVYGEHTVTRVDCDNVTVHMCWFDDSWKDKDYPTAYSIVVLVSFLLGCVAMTIFYTCIGVHVYRHRRRMHQMFLTITSRSDLSGRSSETKVANGGEDCSVRDLDDDESCNNDNTSRASKLTVVSVDSVLNLLNAEPFTSSRRHDRGNPADDDDVFYTATSREISTVAVRGASEDRGQCMNSSTRADGGRCRQTTATATGDAAALAPHLFFSSRFHVTTPINMCEKCTECWRNTDGLLLRSYYLNSAVNAFVYCVCNSKFRQQCRLLLFPKKCVS, from the exons ATGGGGACAGTGAATTCCCAAAACTGTTCCAGCCACAAGCATCACCAGCATTCAGAAATCAGCGAATCAGCCAAGGAACTCTTGGAGGATCTGAGTCTGGAATCTTGGAAGCGCCGGGTGCCGGTGATACTGTACCTGTCGCTGTTGGTGGTGTTAGGTACCGCGGGCAATGCCTTGTGTTTCGTCGTCTACTACCGCTGCTACCGACCCAGTAGTACGAGGGTCTTCGTGCTGGCTCTCAGCGCGTGCGACCTCCTGACCAACCTCGTGGCGCTGCCGCTACAGATGTACAGCATCCGCATGTCGTACAACACTTTCGGGGACACCATGTGTCACGCCCTCTTCGTCTTCGCCACCATCCCCACTCAGGCTTCAGGATTCCTTCTCGTCCTCGTGGCCTATGACCGCTACCGCCACATCTGCAAACCCTTTGCCTGGCAGCTGACCCCTAACAAGACCTGGTCACTTGTCGCCGTGGCATCAGTACTAACACTTGTTGTCTTCATCGCCTTCACACCCGTGTATGGCGAGCACACGGTAACGCGTGTCGACTGCGACAATGTCACGGTCCACATGTGCTGGTTCGATGACAGTTGGAAGGATAAGGATTATCCTACAGCTTACAGTATAGTTGTCTTAGTGTCGTTCTTGCTAGGATGTGTGGCTATGACCATCTTCTACACGTGCATTGGTGTGCATGTCTACAGGCATCGTCGCAGGATGCATCAAATGTTTTTAACGATCACGTCTAGAAGTGACCTGAGTGGGCGATCTTCCGAGACTAAGGTTGCCAACGGGGGTGAAGACTGTTCTGTAAGAGATCTTGACGACGACGAAAGCTGCAACAATGACAACACATCGAGAGCATCGAAGTTGACTGTCGTGTCAGTGGATTCGGTTTTGAACCTCCTGAATGCAGAGCCCTTTACCAGTAGCAGACGCCATGACAGAGGGAACCCAGCAGACGATGATGACGTCTTCTACACCGCAACATCTCGCGAGATTTCGACGGTTGCCGTCAGAGGGGCATCTGAAGACAGAGGGCAGTGTATGAACTCGAGCACTCGGGCAGACGGCGGCAGGTGCAGACAAACAACGGCTACAGCAACAGGCGACGCAGCAGCGCTCGCACCAC atttgtttttttccagcaGATTTCATGTCACGACACCCATCAACATGTGTGAGAAGTGCACCGAGTGCTGGAGAAACACAGACGGCCTTCTTCTACGGTCCTACTACCTCAACAGCGCCGTCAACGCCTTTGTCTACTGCGTCTGCAATTCCAAGTTTCGTCAGCAGTGTCGTCTACTTCTGTTTCCAAAGAAATGTGTGTCTTAA
- the LOC112555490 gene encoding growth hormone secretagogue receptor type 1-like, with product MTTYAAHVPQQTTISGNSSLPKTSTAIEELLLSESQRQLISQIVGTSFIPIIFLLGSAGNVITLAVLFRQGLRDTTNLVLSGLAFADLVYIASHSIPQISYFVYSLDEGLATAWRLGSTMALQHVSFASGRIAALLVCLIVTERYIVVAFPLHAPGIVTKLRMRLAFGFIYLATTVISLPFFLSSDIYYTYSTTYNRYMPTSWVTQFG from the coding sequence ATGACGACGTACGCAGCTCATGTCCCGCAGCAGACGACCATATCCGGCAACTCCTCTCTTCCCAAGACGTCCACCGCCATCGAGGAACTCTTACTTTCTGAGTCGCAGAGACAACTCATTAGCCAAATCGTCGGCACCTCCTTCATACCCATCATCTTCCTGCTGGGCTCTGCAGGTAATGTCATCACCCTAGCGGTTCTATTCCGACAGGGGTTGCGGGACACCACCAACCTGGTCCTGAGCGGCCTGGCCTTTGCTGACCTTGTTTACATTGCCTCTCATTCCATCCCACAGATCTCCTACTTTGTTTACTCGCTGGACGAAGGGCTGGCCACGGCCTGGCGCCTCGGCAGCACCATGGCTCTGCAGCACGTTTCGTTTGCGTCGGGACGGATCGCGGCCCTCCTCGTCTGCCTCATCGTCACCGAGCGCTACATCGTCGTCGCTTTTCCGTTGCACGCGCCCGGCATCGTCACCAAACTGCGCATGCGTCTTGCTTTCGGCTTTATCTACCTTGCAACCACGGTGATTAGCCTGCCGTTCTTTCTGTCATCAGACATTTACTACACCTACAGCACCACCTACAACAGGTACATGCCGACAAGCTGGGTCACGCAGTTCGGGTAA